Sequence from the Polypterus senegalus isolate Bchr_013 chromosome 3, ASM1683550v1, whole genome shotgun sequence genome:
ggggggctacagggggtgattgatgaggaaagattaaaagagctgagcctttaggagatgaagaggagacctgactgaagtgtttaaaatgatgaagtgcatcagtccagtggatcgagacggtgactttaaaatgaggtcaccAAGAACACGGAgatacagctggaaacttgtgaaggttaaatttcacacaaacattaggaagtttttctttaaacaaagaacgacagacacttgaaataagcgaccagtagtgtggtggacagtcagacgttagggactttcagaactcgacttgatgttaataAGAGGACAGGACTGGTgggctgtgttgggctgaatggccagttctcgtctCGAGTGCTCTAATGTTCATAGTTTCTTTCAGAATGgagaataataaatgaataaaacggAAGTAGTGGAGCAGGAGACGTGCAGTGCACAATGGAGGATGAAGTCAAATAGAAACTGCTGGATAGGAAGATGGGAGTTatagaagaataaaataaataacaaatgaattACTGGATAGGGGGTTACGCTATATAAGAATAAGCTGAAAAATGTAACAAGTGGATGAGGAAGTGtgccataaaaaaagaaaacaaacagaaatgcattactggagggcggcacggtggcgcagtgggtagcactgctgccttgcagttaggagtcccaggtcctccctgcgtggagtttctcctcgtgtgtgtgtgtgtgtgtgcgccctgtggtaggttggcgccctgcccagggtttgtttcctgccttgtgccctgtgttggctgggattggctccagcagacccccgtgaccctgtagttaggatatagcgggctggatactGGATGGATTACGTGCACGACATACAAACAGATCCAAAAGGACTGAACGGCTGGATGGGCGTAAGTGTGTGTGTTATAACAACTGGAGTGGGGAGTGCGCCGGGACCACCGGACGGGGACGTGTGCTCGGGTGTGTCAGGAGGTGAGGGTCTGctataaatgaatatatttaaataccGAACAGGCAAGTGGGCCATACAAGAGTCAAAGATTGAAATGAGCTGGATGGAGAAGCGGATGGCGTCCCACTCTGTTTGAGTGATCCGCTTTGAATGACTGGGAGGGCAGTAAGACCCTGTCAGTCAAGCTGACACCTTTTGGGTGGGGGTGTGGTTCTAAGTATGTATCCAATCAGAGGTGAGGGGCGGGGTAGCTGATCGTGGAGTGTATGAGGGGTGACGATAAGACCCCCCTTACTGCCTGTTGGCGCTCCAGTGCGCGACGGTGAccctttctgtgtttttttgcaGTGCCGATGGGGAGTTTGCAGTGACCCACATGACTAAAGCCCACCTCTTCTACAACGGTAAGGTGCAGTGGGTGCCCCCTGCCATTTACAAGAGCTCCTGTAGCATCGACGTGACCTTCTTTCCATTTGACCAGCAAAACTGCAAGATGAAGTTTGGCTCCTGGACTTACGACAAGGCCAAGATCGATTTAGAGCGCATCGAGAAGAACGTGGATCTGAAAGACTACTGGGAGAGCGGCGAGTGGGCCATCATCAACGCGGTGGGCACCTACAACACCAAGAAGTATGACTGCTGCCACGAGATCTACCCTGACATCACCTACTTCTTCATCATCCGCCGACTGCCCCTCTTCTACACCATCAACCTCATCATCCCCTGTCTGCTCATCTCCTGCCTCACCGTGCTGGTCTTCTATCTGCCGTCCGACTGCGGGGAGAAGATCACGTTGTGCATCTCCGTGCTGCTCTCCCTCACCGTCTTCCTGCTCCTCATCACCGAGATTATCCCGTCCACATCTCTGGTGATCCCCTTGATCGGCGAGTACCTGCTCTTCACGATGATCTTCGTCACGCTGTCCATCGTCATCACCGTCTTTGTGCTCAACGTTCACCACCGCTCCCCCAGCACGCACAAGATGCCCCGGTGGGTGCGCACCGTCTTCCTGGACTTCATTCCTCGTTGGCTCTTCATGAAGCGCCCCGCACCGGATGAGAAGGACCATCATTTCCTTCAGCCGTCACACCAGTGCCATTACGGAGAGGGAAACATCAGCAcctccaagtactggctggaAACGGACGTGGACCACAAATACGACGATGCCGAGCTGGGCATGCCCCCCTTCTCTTCCCTGACGATGACCTCAAACTACCTCGGGCTGGGGGGCCGCTCACCCCTGGAGCACAGCCTTCATCATCGCCTGGAAGGCCAAAGTCGCTACGTCGGCAGCAGAGTCAACCCCAGTCCTCAACGGCCGACGAAAATCGCCAACCTGATGTCTGACTCGGGCTGCGCCATGTCACCCAGCATCCTCCGGGCCCTAGAAGGAGTCCACTACATTGCGGACCACCTCCGGGCCGAGGACACGGATTTTTCGGTAAGTCGAGGGGGTGAGAGAGGAAGTGTGCTTGACCCATCACCACAGTAAAAGTTCACGTGACATTAAAAGAATTCATGCTTAGGCGGTCTAAAGTTAAAATGCCATCCAAACGCGTCTCGGGCAGCGTGGACGGGCGCTGAAGTAACGGGGAAGACCACCGGAGATGAAAGAGAAAACTGGGGGCAAACGCAAGCAGCAGCTCACgccagaaaagtaaaaataaaattaaaaaacaaataataaaatatatatatatatatatatatatatatatatatatatatatatatatatatatatatatatatatatatatgtgaaagctggccccgcacagacagacggacatcaatttgtcacccatcacactgtttatttacactatttacaaatacagaagtccagtgcacactcatgaaccccagtgcctcttgcactgattccccaaagtccagggcccacagtctctttgccttcctggcgcctccctcctctctctccagttcagtctttctgcctcccgacttccaccccgactggagggaggcgaccATCattaatgccccggatgagccccaggtgcttccacCATCTGTTCCTTGTACACGCCCAGCgtgcggaagtgtcggctgccttcctggtagctctccggcgccacattctcttccccgcacttcctggtgtggcggaagtgtcgggctcccggataattaggcattgggcgccgcctggcggtggccacgggtccctgcagggctgggcttccatgccctgtacccgaggcccctgaaccaggacggacgcccactctgtctggaggaggcactcgcctcctcacgcctccaggtgtcccggccgggctccagccccagccggacCTAGAAGGATAAACCGGCAttgagcgccgcctggcggtgaccacgggcccctacagggctgggcttccatgccctgtacccgtggtccccaacagaaccaggacggaattcatggtgtggaggaggcacaagttaAAATCGTCCTCCCAGGCGTCCGGGCAGGCTCCAGcccgccggcgactgcatgggatcaaccgcatCGGCGCcgctggcggtaaccacgggcccctacagggtagggcttccatgccagacccgtggctcccaatagaaccaggacggacgcctcgcggtctggaggaggcacaagccctcctatATATCCTCCTggcgccacaatatatatactgtacatagtgcCGTGAAAAAGTATGTGCCCCCTTCCTGATCTCCAAACAATACAAAGGACACCCTGAgtaaacaccatttttaaatgaccatttgatattttgaatgaaaaaagtTCACCAATACCTACAtcacccatgtgaaaaagtaattgcccccccaAAACTTAATACTTGGCTGTTCCACCTTCagcagcaacaactgcaatcaaAAGCTTCCTGTGGCTGGAGATCCGTGTCTGGTACGGCTGTGGAGACATTTGGGCCCGAAGTTTCCTCCAGAATTGTTTTAGCTCTGCCACATTGGAAGGTTTTCATCTATCAAGTTCTCACTTAAGTTCCCACCTCAACATCTCAATGGggttcaagtcaggactttgactgggcctTTTCTAAaacttctttttgttatttttccgcCATTTAGAGGTGGACTTGCTTTTGGGTTTTTGTCCTGCTGGATAACTTGAGCTCCAGATCCTGGACTGATGGCCGGACGTTGGTCTTCAGTACTTTCTCAACTCTCACTTCCTTTAGTTGtgcaggccctgaagcagcgcaGCGTCCCCATAACTTCACACTTCCACCATCTTGTTTGACTGCGGCCATGATGTTCTTATTGTGGAAGGCTGTGGTGGCTTTAACTGCAGATGTTAGCAGGACCCGTGTCTTCCAGAAAGTTCCAGTTTGGACACATCAGGCCACAAGAGGTTATCTCAGAGGTTATCTCAGAGGTTATGGGGGTAATCGAGGTGTTTTTGACTAAAGTTAGTCTCCCTCTCATTTAGCAGAGGTTTCCGCCTTGCAGCTCTCCAATTTTCACTCAGCGTCCGTCTAATGTTGGAATCGCGAACACCGACGTGAACTGAGCTGGAAGAGGCCTGCAGGTCCTTAGATGTTCATCAGGGTTCTTCTGTGACGTTGCGGATGAGTTTTCTGTGCGACCTTGGAGTCATCTTACTAGGGCACATTTTCCACCGATCCAAGTTTTCTCCATGTGGAGTTGGCGGCTCTCACGTCAGTTTGCTGGAGTTCCAGGGTTTTCAAGATTGCGTTGTAACCCTACATTTACGCTATGATACGTTTCAGTAACCTTCCTTCTCAAGTCTTCTGTCTTTTGATGGAGGCCCGGTCTGCTGCTGTTTCTTGAGATCTTTTAACCAGCTTCACGTTGTTGGAAAAGTTCAACTGAAATGATGTTCAGATTCAGCAAATCAAACTCGGGCGTGTCGAGTCGCTCTTGAGCTGTTGGCATTTCCATTTGGTTCACTAATTGACCGAGGGACTGAGGGGGCAGTTATTTTGTCACACAGGTGACATTGGAGTTGGTGAACCGTTTTCCTTCAAAAAATTCAAAGACGATCATCAACAAGGAGTCCATTGTGTTTACTCAGGGTGTCTTTTGTATTCTACACATCTCGACTCTCTCGTAtcctcagatatggagatggaaGTATGAGGAGTAAACCGCCAGACAAGGATTATATGTTTATATTACGTACATTAAAGAACCTTCAactacaaatcaaatgaataacatactgaacaattattatgaaaataaagctgaataagggcggcacggtggcgcagtggtagcgctgctgcctcgcagttaggagacccgggttcgcttcccgggtcctccctgcgtggagtttgcatgttctccccgtgtctgcgtgggtttcctccgggcgctccggtttcctcccacagtccaaagacttgcaggttaggtggattggcgattctaaattgtccctagtgtgtgcttggtgtgtgggtgtgtttgtgtgtgtcctgcggtgggttggcaccctgcccaggattggttcccgccttgtgccctgtgttggctgggattggctccagcagacccccgtgaccctgtatttggattcagcgggttagaaaatggatggatggaagctgaATAAATtggaataaaaggcaaagccccacttccggttaacggaaataactcaaaagttgatagaaatctacgctTTGTGCCtcaaaagatatggaagaagatgatctgctatggtgacccctaatgagagcagccgaaagaaaaacaagaatgcaaaatttggttgaccgaagtgaaagcatcctcaagttatcgtgtttacacacaaacacttcttcttcttcctccttctccttccattagggttgtcacagcggatcatcttcttccatatctgtctgacccgTCACCTGCACCCGTCTCTCACCACTCCATACACCTtttcttagtccttcctcttttcctcttccctggcaggtctatccttagcgcccttctcccagtatacccagcagctctccaaaccaacacaatctcgcctctctgactttgtctcccacccatccaacttaagctgaccctctaatgtcctcatttctaatcctgtccatcctcctcacacccaatgccaatcttagcatctttaactctgccacctccagctctgtctcctgtgccatcgtctccatcccatataagacagctggtctcactagacacacacacacacacataattccaaaaatgctaAAAAGCTCAACATCGAATATTTGGATGATTACAACACCTTCcctgtactttgtatacgagaaagtgaaAATCTAATACAATTACGAGTTATGAAGAAGCAAAAAACATCACggaggggcaaatactttttcacagcactgaggGCCAGTTTGGTTTTATTAAAACTTGTGCTGGCAGCACCGTCTTTCTGTACGAGGTCCCTGTCCCTCCAGTCACCGCTGTGTTACGTGTCACTAGAATGATTTGTAGaaatcaaaaaaggtttggggcagccatctgtatgTTATGCCATGGCTGCAAGCGGGTACAATTGGCTGTGATGTTCacaggtcagagtccaaaacagaactgatttaggtTTGTGAAAATGGAGGATTTAAAGGCCGAGAccagaggtgatgtcatcagtactggcagtgacatcatcaggaccggGAGTGACGTCATAGAGGGTGCTGGAAaaatgaagtgacatcatcagggacTCTGGAAGCCGGAGGTGACGTCATAGAgggcgctggaactggaagtgatgtcatcgtgtgCGCCGGAGCCGGTTGAGATTTCCCGTGTGTGGTTTGCAGAGGATCGAGAGAAAAAGTCGGTGCACCTCGccagcccaggggcctcatgtataacggcgtgcgtagaactcgcactataacatggcgtaagcacaaaagccgaaatgtgcttacgcacagaaaaatccagatgcaggaatctgtgcgcactccaacttccacgttcttccgctacataaatcccgatcagcgtgaaaactaacgctcgtgcacgtgctttatgtaacgccccaactcctcccagaattatgcctctttgaatatgcaaatcaatataaatcgcccttaagctcagccttctgtgaaaagacaatgggaaaagcacggggaaaatataagaatttcagcgaataccaagtggaggcaaaggaaaaacatacaatttgttcaaataaactgtgggataatcaacaaaatgaagttgatcgagtgacatagcgtgttggagaaacttgaaagctcacatccacaaaatcgcacagtgccggaaataaaaaagaagtcacatatcaaagtcgcagtgaaaagccgagttgtagcccaccgtctgagtgtcatatgaaagattattagggtacagagaaaaaaggcacacagtggggaaaaagcacgaaatgtcaacttcaatctcgacatttccactttaatcacgtagtttattttgtcattaaagtagaacatcataaacttcatcttaaaatcgtttaattaaccagtttctcaaatcacatcgtaattaaagtagcacgttaaatgctttgttttgtatttgatcttctatgtgctctatgtgtgtgaatcactacttgcttcttaaaccggctctcttcctccaactggtcacagagtccatgacatttgtgatattacagctctctgaataactaaaatactgagatgtatacgtgaagtcattttcatgatgataggagttaaagcacgttattcaacatgagtttcacttcgatgaaataatttattgcagcagtaatcaggggcggctctgggcttgtggtggctccttcgcctgcccgtcagtaaggtagcttatggacagtggatggctgcatagccgcctcgtgctcatgacacaagcatttaacttttgtcaaaatttgtcgctgcgtttttagctgtgttgttattttctctttctgttttatattcaatatatgttggcgtagccgtcactgcagtcagtgcttttctttccccaagtaaccgatcgccacacaatcagctctgtaatagaagttaagccatctgtaagcttagcgccgattcttcaaaacgtttaaagaacattgaaatatctttgtagtacatgtttaattattctatccttaacgacactcccagtgaagaatatagattatttaaatgaagttaaagttttatgtgtataatttaacaaacatattttgctgcatttcaccttaaaatgatctcgtcatcatatgtaaatacgcgctttataaagtggctcaggttgtgagatattataactgtagtgcaagtttacagtcgggtgattgtacttataagtcctaacagatctacaaggagcactgattgagtgcatttaaagttcttgggatgaaactgtttgtgaaccgcgaggtccgtacaggaaaggctttgaaacgttttgccgtggcagagacagcgtgtgcttaatgctgtataccgataattctctttctgatcagctgctgctgtgattcacactcagatacagtgatataaatactccgagtggtgcagtgagagtaatatggaaaaagatgatccgctgtggcaactcctaacgggaggagctgaaagaagaagaagaagaaggtgcagtgagagtaacaacgctaaagcagttctggtatttggactactatggctgttccctctaccattatattgttacgagttaattacaatcagatgcattacactaataaacaatatgcggttagtttctgtgtatttataaagccacgtcatgaaaataatgagtaaccacacaggaacagtagcactgctttgacgctgggtgccgccagtttgcaaaaccgagcggagaacttgcgtacgacaagacatgaggtaccgtggaaaagtgcgtggctttacgccaagtgtaggttttatacatcacgatttgaacgtggaaaagttcttacgcaacatttctgtgcgtacgcaccgtttatacatgaggcccctggtctggtgtgggaCGATCATCATTCAGGCCCCTTAGCTGCCCTACATGTGTGCGCGTGTGACACACGTCAGATTGTTTGTTCCTGCGGTGCGAGAAACAATGGCTGCCCCTCTTGTGATTTGCACAAACAAAGAGCAACGCGCAGTGATTTATGCCCCGATGGTGTGCCCGGTGTGGACATTTATCGAAGTAAGGAGAAAGTGTTATGTCACGAAGAAGTGTGCAAGAATGGATAGAGAAGTTAAAGGAAGGTCACATAAATGTCTGCCATGATGAAGGAGCCGGACGCCCGTCCATGACCGAGGAAACATTGAGCATAACCAGGAAATGATTCTCTGGAATAGGCGAGTGACAGTAGATGATGTGACAGACCATCTGCAAATCAGCCAGGGCTCTGCCTACGCAATAATCCATGAAAAACTTGGGTTTCGAAAGAAGCCTCACAAGGATGAAaaatcacatctgatgaagaggAAGAGAGCGGTGCATTTGTGACTCACAGCTCAGCCCAAAACAGTTGTTAATGAAGGAATACGAAAGTTTGATGACGGATGGACAAACTCGTATCGAAGAGCAGGGAGATGATGTCGAAAAATTAGGGatttgtcttttctgaaagtggattaaaataataaatttacgACTCTCCCTCGTATATACTGGCATTGGGGAAAGGGGCTTCGTCATCGTgaatctgcaaaggaaaaaataaaaaataaaggctaCCTCCACACTGGAAAggaaaagaaggttaaagaccCAACAGTTCGGCTGTGAGGTCCTCATCAGGGGTCTCACTGAAAATTAAAGAGCAGGTCAaagaaataaaagggaaaaaaacaggaGAGAAGGTGagaacaaaagaagatgaagggGAGAAAAACGAGTTAGTCGCTcattagatagaaagatagatagataagtaaaaggcgctatataatagatagatactttataaatttcCATAATCcagctgcagcatactgataataacaatattaaattaaagagtgagaacaatgctggtataacagacaataactttaatgtataatattaatgtttaccccccgagtctcatagtgtggggtctcctcagtctgtcagtggagcaggacggtgacagcagtctgtctctgaagctgctcctctgtctggagatgatcctgttcagtggatgctgttgattctccatgattgacaggagtctgctcagcgcccgtcactctgccacggatgtcaaactgtccagcttcattcctacaatagagcctgccttcctcacgagtttgtccatgcgtgaggcgtccctcttctttatgctgcctccccagcacaccaccgcgtagaagatggcgctcatcacaaccgtctgatagaacatctgaagcatcttattgcagatgttgaaggacgccagccttctaatgaagtatagtcgtctctgtcctctcttacacagatcatcagtattagcagtccagtccagtttatcatccagctgcactctcaggtatttataggtctgtaccctctgcacagtcacctctaatgatcacggggtccataaggggcctgggcctcctaaaatccaccaccagctccttggttttgctggtgtttagttgtaagtggtttgagtcgcaccatttaacaaagtccttgattaggttcctatactcctcctcctgcccaatcctgatgcagcccaccatatcagtgtcgtcagtgaacttttgcacgtggcaggactctgagttgtattggaagtccgatgtatgttggctgaacaggaccggagtaagtccagtcccctgcggcgctcctgtgctgctgaccacaatgtcagacctgcagttcccaagacgcacatactgaggtctgtctgtaagatagtccacgatccactgatgccaccaggtgtgaatctactgtcatctctgtcagcttgtccctaaggagcagaggttggatggtgttgaaggcactagagaagtccagaaacataattcttacagcaccactgcctctgtccaagtgggagagggatcggtgtagcatatagatagatgatggcatcctccgcgcccaccttctcctggtatgcaaactgcagagggtcaagggcgtggcggacctgtggcctcaggtggtgaagcagccgccgctccatggtcttcatcacgtgTGACaacagagcgacaggccggaagtcattaagctcactaggatgtgatacctttgagactggggtgatacaagatgttttccaaagtgggagagggatcggtgtaacatgtagatgatggcatcctgcaCTCCCACCAGAGTGAGCTTCATGCTTTCCTTGAAGTGTCTTTGATGTTCTGATGGAGAGGTCAGTGTGGTTCTGATCAGGAGATGGGAAGAGATCTACAGTGGGCTCTGTCAGGTCTTTCATCTTAACGGCTCCCTGAAATGTTCTACAATGCAGCTGTGGTGGACATGTTGACCACTAACCTGAGAGATGGCCGTAAACTGGTAAATTCATTAATGATCTACTATGGCTGGTGTCTGGAGCAAGTGGCATTGCCAACACAATCACCGACATGGTCCAGTACAAAGCCTTGGTAGGAAGAAGAGAAACGCTCCACCACCCGGGTGATGCTGGCTGGCACAGTTAAGCTCCATTCTGGTATTGAGAGGCTAAGAAGCCGTCTGATGAAGGCGCCATTAGGAGGGTCCTGGGCTGAATGTCTGATGAATGTCTGCCTGAGGGCAATGAGAGCTCCGTCATGAGGAATGACCGTACAGAGAGGTGACGTCCGTGGGAAAGAGAAAACAGTCAGGACCGTCAAACCTAAACATCAGGAGAGGGTGAGAAGGACCAGTCTGCAAAGGGGGAATTTTGGCCTTGACCTTGTCAttcagaggtttacttacctcggcggtgacattcatgtctctggtgactcttcctatgaagtcagtagatgggggtcatgaggtcgctggaaagaggtgtgtggcgctcctgatatctcagcaaaaggacgaaggcccaagtctttagagtcctggtgcttcctgtcttgctatatggttgtgagacatggacgctatccagtgaccggagacgaagactggactccttcatgtgtgtcacttcagagaatc
This genomic interval carries:
- the chrna2a gene encoding neuronal acetylcholine receptor subunit alpha-2a isoform X1, which translates into the protein MDGFFARRLSFKNAVFCCFILCKSAACLEKTYSHAEEQLFRDIFVGYNKWSRPVPNISDVVIVKFGLSIAQLIDVDEKNQMMTTNVWLKQEWNDYKLRWNPANYNNVTSIRVPSEMIWVPDIVLYNNADGEFAVTHMTKAHLFYNGKVQWVPPAIYKSSCSIDVTFFPFDQQNCKMKFGSWTYDKAKIDLERIEKNVDLKDYWESGEWAIINAVGTYNTKKYDCCHEIYPDITYFFIIRRLPLFYTINLIIPCLLISCLTVLVFYLPSDCGEKITLCISVLLSLTVFLLLITEIIPSTSLVIPLIGEYLLFTMIFVTLSIVITVFVLNVHHRSPSTHKMPRWVRTVFLDFIPRWLFMKRPAPDEKDHHFLQPSHQCHYGEGNISTSKYWLETDVDHKYDDAELGMPPFSSLTMTSNYLGLGGRSPLEHSLHHRLEGQSRYVGSRVNPSPQRPTKIANLMSDSGCAMSPSILRALEGVHYIADHLRAEDTDFSVKEDWKYVAMVIDRIFLWMFVIVCLLGTIGLFLPPWLAGMI
- the chrna2a gene encoding neuronal acetylcholine receptor subunit alpha-2a isoform X2 encodes the protein MMTTNVWLKQEWNDYKLRWNPANYNNVTSIRVPSEMIWVPDIVLYNNADGEFAVTHMTKAHLFYNGKVQWVPPAIYKSSCSIDVTFFPFDQQNCKMKFGSWTYDKAKIDLERIEKNVDLKDYWESGEWAIINAVGTYNTKKYDCCHEIYPDITYFFIIRRLPLFYTINLIIPCLLISCLTVLVFYLPSDCGEKITLCISVLLSLTVFLLLITEIIPSTSLVIPLIGEYLLFTMIFVTLSIVITVFVLNVHHRSPSTHKMPRWVRTVFLDFIPRWLFMKRPAPDEKDHHFLQPSHQCHYGEGNISTSKYWLETDVDHKYDDAELGMPPFSSLTMTSNYLGLGGRSPLEHSLHHRLEGQSRYVGSRVNPSPQRPTKIANLMSDSGCAMSPSILRALEGVHYIADHLRAEDTDFSVKEDWKYVAMVIDRIFLWMFVIVCLLGTIGLFLPPWLAGMI